A genomic region of Macrobrachium nipponense isolate FS-2020 chromosome 40, ASM1510439v2, whole genome shotgun sequence contains the following coding sequences:
- the LOC135212255 gene encoding uncharacterized protein LOC135212255 produces the protein MERLVLTYLLGVSLSSAADATVSTIRTISEGKSNNFFFFPRAKTWVLALKSAAIPTINYKYYASGKHIVNDKCDDCYGGSLWVPFVTITEKFIKRYDSPEQFFEDNVGSSQARNFSITSESPSAVELQALPLPLKGYQIVGIPFGATVNISLPDKEEVWLALWNEQKDQVDIHFNLYDETGPIDETFKAMVEEGWLIIRIYETKIIYGGNLHNLSKHGLKGRHLEFHNPSSLKYHLFSMPFEPKGVEERTDTDKPADTNLNLILIIVFVWCVWVFLSSHLALPTGSAVRRGKKNYTKALPDSLQKMNTANQLLHPVV, from the exons ATGGAGAGACTGGTTCTGACATATCTCCTGGGCGTCTCCTTGTCGTCAGCGGCTGACGCAACAG TGTCTACCATAAGGACAATATCTGAAGGTAAAtcaaacaacttttttttcttcccgAGAGCAAAAACGTGGGTTCTTGCCTTAAAGTCGGCTGCAATACCCACAATTAACTACAAATATTATGCTTCAGGAAAACATATAGTAAATGATAAATGTGATGATTGTTACGGAGGATCTCTCTGGGTTCCATTTGTCACAATTACAGAAAAG tttataaaaCGTTACGACTCCCCTGAACAGTTTTTTGAGGATAATGTAGGATCTTCACAAGCAAGAAACTTTTCTATAACAAGCGAAAGCCCATCAGCTGTCGAACTCCAAGCGCTTCCTCTACCTCTGAAAGGCT ATCAGATAGTGGGAATACCTTTTGGAGCAACTGTCAATATCAGCCTTCCAGACAAAGAAGAGGTGTGGCTGGCCCTCTGGAACGAGCAGAAAGACCAAGTTgatattcatttcaatttataTGATGAAACCGGACCTATTGACGAAACCTTCAAAGCAATGGTCGAAGAAGGATGGTTGATTATTCGGATTTATGAGACT AAAATCATTTACGGCGGAAACCTTCACAACTTGAGCAAGCATGGACTGAAAGGACGTCATTTAGAGTTTCATAATCCCAGCTCTCTCAAGTACCACTTATTTTCGATGCCTTTTGAGCCAAAGG GTGTGGAAGAACGAACAGACACAGACAAGCCAGCGGACACGAACTTAAATCTCATCCTGattatagtttttgtttggtgTGTTTGGGTCTTCTTGTCGTCGCATCTTGCCTTGCCTACAGGTTCTGCTGTAAGAAGAGGGAAGAAGAATTATACGAAG gctCTCCCAGATTCACTACAGAAAatgaatacagcaaaccagttgTTACATCCGGTGGTCTGA